DNA from Hyalangium minutum:
GGCGCCTTCAATGTAGCCACGCCCGAGCGGCTCTATGGGCGCTACTGGGGCTGCTTCGAGGAGCACCCCTTCCTCCACTTCCACGTGTGCCTGTACCACTCGGTGGATGAGTGCATCCGGGCGGGCCGCCAGGTGTTCGAGCCCGGCGCGGGTGGCGAGCACAAGATTTCGCGCGGCTTCGAGCCCACAGCCGTGCACAGCGCGCACCTCATCTTCGACCCGAACCTGAACCGCGCCATCCGCGACTTCCTGCGCCGGGAGAAGGCCCACCTGGCTCCCGCCGTGGCCGAGGCAGAGAAGCTGGCGGGCCTCAAGCCCTGGCCCCTGGCTGGCTAGCCGCTCCCCGGCCCGTCCAGGAGACGTTTGGTGAATTTACGAAGTTGTGAAACCGGTCAGGCCCTTTAGAGTCCGCCTCATATGAAAGCGCCCGAGACGGAAGAGGACTTCGTCCAATGGTATGAGGACTGCTGGGCCGATCGCGACGAGGTGGAGTACCCGAAGCTCTTCGGGGCCATCAGCGATGACGTCTACACCTTGGAGCAGACAGGTGCTCTGCAAGCGTGGCTCGAGACCGACCTGGCCCAGGTCCAGGAGCTGGATCCGAACTGGGACCCCATGGGCGTGCGAGTGGCTCCGCCCAGCGAGAAGTTCCCGTACTGGTCCTACGTGACGAGCGGCCTGTCCAACCCGTTCACCGTGGCCCCGGGCGCCGAGGTGGCCCCGGACGCCCCGAGCGGCATTGGCTACGAGATGGTCATCCACACGCCCGAGGAGGCGCAGTGGCCGGTGCTCCGGCTGCTGGACATGATGGCCTACAACCTCGTGTGCCTGCGCGCCTTCGCGATGGGCCACCGCTATCCGGTGGAGGGCTCGCTCACCGGCGGAGAGTCGAAGCTCAACGGCTTCGTCTTCGTGAAGGATCCGTCGCGTGCCGCTGAGTTCACCCTGCCCTCGGGCAAGGTGCAGCTGCTCACGCTGGTGGGCGTCACCAAGAACGAGATGGCCTTCAGCCGCTCCAACGGCGCGGACAAGCTGATGGCCAAGCTCGTCCAGGCGGGCACCGGCTACATCACCCACCCGGAGCGGGAAGAAGTGAAGCTGTAGGCTTCAGGGGAGGCGAGGCGGCCGGGGCTCCCCGGCCGCGCTCACGCTCAGGAGGCGCGCAGGCTCGGCACCGGCAGCCGCGGCAGGTCCAGCTTCGGCAGCTTGAGCGTCTTGCGCAGCTCCTCGCCCGCGCGGCCCAGCGTCTCCGCCGTCTTGCCGCCCAGGCGCGCCACGTCGTCCGGGTTCAGCTTGCCGATCTTCGCGGCGATCTGCTTCACGCCTTCCTTGCCGAGCAAGTCCCTCAGCTCCGGCGTGGCGGCCAGCTTCACCTGATCCTGCGCGGAGAGGTTCAGCACGCCCGCTTGCACGCACGCCTGCGAGAGCGCCTCGGAGGTGAACTTCTTGAAGGCCTCGGGGTCGCGCTCCAGCTGAGCGAAGCCCGCCGGGTCCGCAGCGCGCTTCTGCTCCACGGCGTCCTGCAGCCCCTTCACCGCGCGGTCACGCCACGCCAGCCCCGCGGGCTGCAAATCCTTGGCGCCCAGGCTGCTGAGCTTCTCCAGCGAGCGCTGGCCCTGGCCCTGGTACAGCTCCGGCGCCACCGCGTCCGGGTTGCGCCGCGCGAAGTCGTCCGCGCGCTGCCGGAAGTAGTCGGCGCTGGGCGTGCGCACCTCGGTGGGCAGCGAGCGTCCGGCCGCAGGGCCTGCGGCCCGGCCAGCGCCACCCGCGCGCGAGGCTTCGAATCCATCACCCGAGACTGAGGTCTGCCGCGTCGGTGCCTCGGAGCTCCGGGCCGTGGTGGCCGGTGCTTCCTTGGCGGT
Protein-coding regions in this window:
- a CDS encoding suppressor of fused domain protein → MKAPETEEDFVQWYEDCWADRDEVEYPKLFGAISDDVYTLEQTGALQAWLETDLAQVQELDPNWDPMGVRVAPPSEKFPYWSYVTSGLSNPFTVAPGAEVAPDAPSGIGYEMVIHTPEEAQWPVLRLLDMMAYNLVCLRAFAMGHRYPVEGSLTGGESKLNGFVFVKDPSRAAEFTLPSGKVQLLTLVGVTKNEMAFSRSNGADKLMAKLVQAGTGYITHPEREEVKL